In a single window of the Gemmatimonadota bacterium genome:
- a CDS encoding formate dehydrogenase accessory sulfurtransferase FdhD, translating to MHVAGSPAAEPWGIAVETPIELRLNGAPWTVMLASPTDLDDFAVGLALTERLVADAAGVAGLRIAQQEGDWTVDLDVPVPLRPTRARSVAGATGCGICGLESLGDFRSGLAGVVPVVATQVVTDAAVLAAWAALPDLQPVNAVTRSVHAAAWCGPDGAVLLVREDVGRHNALDKLVGALARQGRLGEPGFVAMTSRCSVELVAKAAVARALLLATISAPTTLALAASAALGVPLACAGPGRQVVRFPREFPDAVG from the coding sequence ATTCACGTGGCGGGTTCGCCGGCGGCGGAGCCCTGGGGGATCGCGGTCGAGACGCCGATCGAGCTGCGACTGAATGGCGCGCCGTGGACCGTGATGCTTGCCTCGCCAACCGACCTCGACGATTTCGCCGTCGGGCTCGCGCTGACGGAACGACTGGTGGCCGACGCGGCGGGGGTCGCCGGGTTGCGCATCGCGCAGCAGGAGGGCGACTGGACGGTGGACCTCGACGTGCCGGTGCCATTGCGCCCGACACGCGCCCGCAGCGTCGCGGGCGCCACCGGCTGCGGCATTTGCGGCCTGGAATCGCTGGGCGATTTTCGGAGCGGGCTCGCTGGTGTCGTGCCGGTCGTGGCCACGCAGGTGGTCACGGATGCGGCCGTCCTCGCGGCGTGGGCGGCGCTGCCCGACCTGCAGCCGGTGAACGCGGTCACCCGGTCGGTGCATGCCGCGGCGTGGTGCGGTCCGGATGGCGCGGTCCTCCTGGTGCGCGAGGATGTCGGTCGCCACAATGCGCTCGACAAACTGGTGGGCGCGCTGGCGCGACAGGGCCGTCTCGGTGAACCCGGATTCGTCGCGATGACGTCACGCTGCAGCGTGGAGCTGGTGGCGAAGGCGGCCGTTGCCCGGGCCTTGCTCCTGGCCACGATTTCCGCGCCGACGACGCTCGCCTTGGCGGCCTCCGCGGCGCTCGGCGTCCCGCTGGCCTGCGCCGGCCCCGGCCGGCAGGTGGTCCGCTTTCCGAGGGAGTTCCCCGATGCAGTCGGCTGA
- a CDS encoding formate dehydrogenase subunit delta, producing MQSADLVRMSTQIAQFFEPYPAEDAINGVAEHLQGFWTPSMRIELLAILAAGTPPLHPLVAEAAKRLTAGRVA from the coding sequence ATGCAGTCGGCTGACCTGGTCCGCATGTCCACGCAGATTGCCCAGTTCTTCGAACCGTATCCGGCCGAGGACGCGATCAACGGGGTGGCCGAGCACCTGCAAGGATTCTGGACGCCGTCGATGCGGATCGAATTGCTTGCGATCCTCGCCGCCGGGACGCCGCCGCTGCATCCGCTCGTGGCCGAAGCGGCCAAGCGACTGACGGCTGGTCGTGTGGCGTGA
- the mobA gene encoding molybdenum cofactor guanylyltransferase: MIPVEEITGIIVAGGDGQRMGGVTKSLLVAAGAPLIAHVRARLAPQVGAVLISANDDVAAHGAWGDAVIADNVPGMGPLGGLLSALERVSTPYTFCCPADAPLLDTGLVVRLGLALQRASADIALPHDGHQLQQLFLLFPTNLRSALRRYLADGGRSVHGWTAALNSVIVDCAQQPDAFLNINTAADLQRADQVLSPITVTP, from the coding sequence GTGATTCCCGTCGAGGAGATCACCGGAATCATCGTGGCCGGGGGCGATGGGCAGAGGATGGGGGGCGTCACCAAGTCGCTGTTGGTGGCTGCCGGCGCACCGCTGATTGCGCATGTTCGCGCCCGCCTCGCCCCGCAGGTCGGGGCCGTGCTGATCAGCGCCAACGACGACGTCGCCGCCCACGGTGCCTGGGGGGACGCGGTCATCGCCGATAACGTGCCCGGGATGGGACCACTTGGCGGGCTGCTCTCCGCGCTCGAACGTGTCTCGACCCCGTACACGTTCTGTTGCCCAGCAGATGCGCCGCTGCTGGACACGGGCCTCGTCGTGCGGCTTGGGCTCGCGTTGCAGCGGGCTTCGGCGGATATCGCGCTCCCGCACGACGGGCACCAACTGCAGCAGCTGTTTCTCCTCTTCCCCACGAACCTGCGCAGTGCACTGCGCCGCTACCTCGCCGACGGGGGTCGCTCGGTGCACGGCTGGACCGCCGCGCTGAACAGCGTGATCGTCGACTGCGCGCAGCAACCCGATGCCTTCCTCAACATCAACACCGCCGCCGACCTGCAGCGGGCCGACCAGGTGTTGAGCCCGATCACGGTGACGCCATGA
- a CDS encoding formate--tetrahydrofolate ligase — MTVQVVPSDIEIAQSATLRPITAIAADLGLSPDDIDQYGKYKAKLPLELASRPARGKLVLVTAISPTPSGEGKSTVSVGLAQAFRRLGTNAVLAIREPSLGPVFGVKGGAAGGGYSQVLPMEDINLHFTGDFHAISSAHALLSAMMDNSLQQGNPTGLDPRRITWPRTIDMNDRALRRAIIGLGGPAEGVVREERWVIIPASEIMAIVALASGLEDLQERLGRIIVGSTAGTARTPVRARDLKAVGAMTLLLKDAMRPNLVQTLEGGPALVHAGPFGNIAHGCNSLVATRSALALGDIVVTEAGFGSDLGAEKFFDIKCRAGGLKPEAAVLVATIRSLKMQGGVPKTALGVENLEALERGLPHLAHHVGNVRQFGVPVVVAINRHLSDTPAEMAMVTKYAEGLGVPVALCDVWASGGAGGEALAREVQKLLDGGTANFQPIYDTALPIRTKAETIAQKVYGADGVDFTPAASRQIDYLESIGMADTPVCMAKTQYSLTDDATRLGTPKGFRITVNEVWGSAGAGFVVCKTGDIMTMPGLSKVPAAEGMRVAADGRIEGLS, encoded by the coding sequence GTGACCGTCCAGGTCGTACCGTCGGACATCGAGATTGCCCAGAGCGCCACGCTCCGTCCCATCACCGCCATCGCGGCCGATCTCGGCCTCTCCCCAGACGACATCGATCAATACGGCAAGTACAAGGCGAAGCTCCCGCTCGAGCTCGCCAGCCGACCCGCCCGCGGGAAGTTGGTGCTCGTGACGGCCATTTCGCCGACGCCCAGCGGTGAAGGAAAGAGCACCGTGAGCGTTGGCCTGGCGCAGGCGTTCCGGCGCCTCGGGACCAACGCCGTCCTGGCCATCCGGGAGCCGAGCCTCGGTCCGGTATTCGGCGTGAAGGGCGGTGCGGCCGGCGGCGGCTACTCGCAGGTGTTGCCGATGGAAGACATCAACCTGCACTTCACCGGTGACTTCCACGCGATCTCGAGCGCGCATGCGCTGCTCTCGGCGATGATGGACAACTCGCTGCAGCAGGGCAATCCGACCGGACTCGATCCGCGCCGCATCACCTGGCCGCGCACCATCGACATGAATGACCGTGCCCTGCGCCGGGCCATCATCGGCCTCGGCGGGCCGGCCGAGGGCGTCGTGCGCGAGGAGCGCTGGGTCATCATTCCCGCCAGCGAGATCATGGCGATCGTCGCCCTCGCGAGCGGACTCGAGGATCTGCAGGAGCGGCTCGGGCGCATCATCGTGGGATCGACCGCCGGCACCGCACGCACCCCGGTGCGCGCGCGCGACCTCAAAGCCGTCGGCGCGATGACGCTGCTCCTCAAGGATGCCATGCGCCCCAACCTGGTCCAGACACTGGAGGGTGGCCCCGCACTGGTGCATGCCGGCCCGTTCGGCAACATCGCCCACGGCTGCAACAGTCTCGTGGCCACGCGCTCGGCGCTGGCGCTCGGCGACATCGTCGTCACCGAGGCCGGCTTCGGCTCGGACCTGGGGGCGGAGAAGTTCTTCGACATCAAGTGCCGCGCGGGTGGCCTGAAGCCGGAAGCGGCGGTGCTGGTGGCGACCATCCGCTCGCTGAAGATGCAGGGCGGCGTACCGAAGACGGCGCTCGGCGTCGAGAACCTCGAGGCCCTCGAGCGCGGGCTGCCGCATCTGGCCCACCACGTCGGCAACGTCCGCCAGTTCGGCGTGCCGGTCGTGGTCGCCATCAACCGCCATCTCAGCGACACGCCCGCCGAGATGGCCATGGTCACGAAGTACGCCGAAGGGCTTGGCGTGCCGGTGGCGCTCTGCGATGTCTGGGCGAGTGGCGGCGCGGGTGGCGAGGCGCTCGCACGCGAGGTGCAGAAGCTCCTCGATGGGGGCACGGCGAACTTCCAGCCGATCTACGACACCGCCCTGCCGATCCGCACCAAGGCCGAGACGATCGCGCAGAAGGTCTACGGCGCGGATGGCGTCGACTTCACCCCGGCTGCCTCGCGCCAGATCGACTATCTCGAATCGATCGGCATGGCCGACACGCCAGTGTGCATGGCGAAGACGCAGTACTCACTCACCGACGACGCCACCCGACTCGGCACGCCGAAGGGTTTCCGGATCACGGTCAACGAGGTCTGGGGATCGGCGGGCGCGGGCTTCGTGGTCTGCAAGACGGGCGACATCATGACGATGCCCGGGCTGTCGAAGGTGCCGGCCGCCGAGGGGATGCGGGTGGCGGCGGATGGCCGAATTGAAGGGCTTTCGTGA
- a CDS encoding methylated-DNA--[protein]-cysteine S-methyltransferase, which produces MTRLSPLPARRTMMRAVTSRDPAWDGLFIVAVRTTRIACRPVCPSRPALPENREFFPTLAAAEAAGYRACRRCHPGRPAPLPTWWGRLESALATAGAERLSDQALQQLDLDPVVIRRHFRRTHGMTFQAWARAQRVAKAQHRLREGDMLDHVILTSGYASHSGFRDAFARIVGMPPGRARGGEAMVATTFDSPVGPLVAAATEDGVMLLEFGDLARLEEQATRLRRRFVGPLIVGEHPHLSQLGEELTEYFAGTRRDFTVPLVVRGTPFEERVWAALRQIPYGGTCSYADVAERIGSPNASRAVGSANGRNRLAIVIPCHRVVNADGKLGGYGGGLWRKKRLLELEAG; this is translated from the coding sequence ATGACGCGCCTCTCCCCACTGCCTGCCCGTCGCACCATGATGCGCGCCGTCACCAGCCGCGACCCGGCGTGGGACGGCCTCTTCATCGTCGCGGTGCGCACCACCCGGATCGCCTGCCGACCGGTCTGCCCGTCGCGTCCGGCGCTGCCCGAAAACCGCGAGTTCTTCCCGACGCTCGCGGCCGCGGAAGCCGCTGGCTATCGCGCCTGCCGTCGCTGCCACCCCGGGCGGCCAGCGCCCCTCCCGACCTGGTGGGGAAGGCTCGAATCGGCACTCGCCACGGCAGGAGCGGAGCGACTCTCCGACCAGGCGCTGCAGCAACTCGATCTCGACCCCGTCGTGATTCGACGCCATTTTCGGCGCACCCACGGCATGACCTTCCAGGCCTGGGCCCGCGCACAGCGCGTCGCCAAGGCGCAACACCGACTTCGCGAGGGCGACATGCTCGATCACGTGATCCTGACCTCAGGCTACGCCTCGCACAGCGGCTTCCGCGACGCCTTCGCGCGCATCGTCGGCATGCCGCCCGGTCGGGCGCGAGGTGGCGAAGCGATGGTCGCCACCACCTTCGATTCGCCGGTCGGACCGCTGGTCGCCGCAGCGACTGAGGACGGGGTGATGCTGCTCGAATTCGGCGACCTCGCCCGACTCGAAGAGCAGGCCACCCGGCTGCGGCGCCGCTTCGTCGGGCCACTGATCGTCGGTGAGCACCCGCACCTCAGCCAACTCGGCGAGGAACTCACCGAGTACTTCGCCGGGACGCGGCGCGACTTCACCGTGCCGCTCGTGGTGCGCGGCACGCCCTTCGAAGAACGCGTCTGGGCCGCGCTCCGGCAGATCCCCTACGGCGGCACCTGCTCCTACGCCGATGTCGCCGAGCGGATCGGCTCGCCCAACGCCAGCCGCGCCGTCGGCAGCGCCAACGGACGCAACCGCCTCGCCATCGTGATCCCCTGCCATCGCGTGGTGAACGCCGACGGCAAACTCGGCGGCTACGGCGGCGGTCTGTGGCGAAAGAAGCGGTTGCTGGAGCTGGAAGCAGGATGA
- a CDS encoding (4Fe-4S)-binding protein, producing the protein MSRDRLQVYESGDVRVTFNPQVCQHSGVCLRTLPAVFDVSRARWVQPDAASAQQVIAAVAKCPSGALQAHLITSVHPAMPPIAPD; encoded by the coding sequence ATGAGTCGTGACCGGCTGCAGGTGTACGAAAGCGGTGACGTCCGCGTGACGTTCAACCCCCAGGTCTGTCAGCACTCCGGGGTCTGTCTGCGCACCTTGCCGGCGGTGTTCGACGTCTCCCGCGCGCGCTGGGTTCAGCCCGATGCGGCCAGCGCCCAGCAGGTCATTGCAGCGGTGGCCAAGTGCCCATCGGGGGCCTTGCAGGCGCACCTGATCACCTCCGTGCATCCTGCCATGCCGCCGATCGCCCCGGACTGA
- a CDS encoding carbonic anhydrase, whose translation MEAFDKMLEFNRHWAAEMVAKDSGYFTRHAAGQTPHTLFIGCSDSRVQTNTLTGTEHGEMFVHRNIANQVYGSDLNVLSAVDYAVDVLDVKHIIVCGHYGCGGVRAAAAAESPTHGLTDHWLSQLRTIKRLHKDELDACGEGEARLDRLAELNVLEQVHNLAATPVIRDAWARGRRPILHGVVYDIRTGLLKELATRIDGVDRIRSIFGDAG comes from the coding sequence ATGGAAGCGTTCGACAAGATGCTGGAGTTCAACCGTCACTGGGCGGCGGAGATGGTGGCCAAGGACAGTGGCTATTTCACCCGTCACGCCGCGGGGCAGACGCCACACACCCTCTTCATCGGCTGCTCGGATTCGCGCGTCCAGACCAACACGCTGACGGGCACCGAGCATGGCGAGATGTTCGTCCACCGCAACATCGCCAATCAGGTCTACGGGTCGGACCTGAATGTGTTGTCGGCGGTGGACTACGCCGTTGACGTCCTCGATGTGAAGCACATCATCGTCTGCGGTCACTACGGTTGCGGCGGGGTACGCGCGGCCGCTGCGGCGGAGTCGCCGACCCACGGCCTGACCGACCACTGGCTCTCGCAGCTCCGGACTATCAAGCGGCTGCACAAGGACGAGCTGGATGCCTGCGGTGAGGGCGAGGCCCGCCTCGACCGGCTGGCCGAACTCAACGTGCTCGAGCAGGTGCACAACCTCGCCGCGACGCCGGTGATCCGGGACGCCTGGGCTCGTGGGCGCCGCCCGATCCTCCACGGGGTGGTCTACGACATCCGCACCGGGCTGCTCAAGGAGCTCGCCACCCGGATCGACGGGGTGGACCGGATCCGGAGCATCTTCGGCGACGCCGGCTGA
- a CDS encoding SulP family inorganic anion transporter has product MTPPHATTAAATASDAVASPPPHPNWLKDDLGAAVVVFLVALPLCLGVALASGAPLFAGIIAGVLGGLVVAPLSGSQLMVSGPAAGLTAIVLSAIGTLGGFEPFLLAVVIAGAIQVGLGLIGAGVISYYFPSSVIKGMLAAIGIILILKQVPHAVGYDADAMGDESFRQANNQTTLSALLEIPQLLEWGAVLIAVVSLALLLLWERPALKAWTFFPGPLAVVLAGLGINTLLGMLGSPLVLGASHLVQLPSFGELAGQFSFPQWAAISNPAIWRVAVTIAIVASLETLLSMEATDKIDPLKRQSPPNKELIAQGVGNTLSGLLGGLPVTGVIVRSSANIDAGGKTKRSAIAHSMLLLIAVMAIPGLLSRIPLAALATILVYTGYKLAHPRLFRAAWATGREHFIPLAVTVIAILFTDLLVGIAIGLAVGAFFILRAHAKAPALRQISIDGAVLTRYVLPDQVTFLAKASLSEFLQRVPPGSRLEIDGRRAQRVDYDIAELLQDFHATAAAQGIDYRLVGLPEVRSTPAHSH; this is encoded by the coding sequence ATGACGCCTCCTCACGCCACGACCGCCGCCGCGACTGCCTCCGATGCAGTCGCCTCCCCCCCACCCCATCCGAATTGGCTCAAGGACGACCTCGGCGCCGCCGTCGTCGTCTTCCTGGTGGCCCTCCCGCTCTGCCTCGGCGTCGCCCTGGCATCCGGGGCCCCGCTCTTCGCCGGCATCATCGCCGGTGTCCTCGGCGGCCTGGTGGTGGCCCCGCTCTCCGGGTCCCAGCTGATGGTCAGCGGGCCAGCCGCCGGCCTCACCGCGATCGTCCTCTCGGCCATCGGCACCCTCGGCGGCTTCGAGCCCTTCCTGCTCGCCGTGGTGATCGCCGGCGCCATTCAGGTCGGACTCGGCCTGATCGGGGCTGGAGTGATCTCCTACTACTTCCCCTCCTCGGTCATCAAGGGGATGCTGGCGGCGATCGGCATCATCCTGATCCTGAAGCAGGTGCCGCACGCCGTCGGCTACGATGCCGATGCCATGGGTGACGAGAGCTTCCGGCAGGCCAATAACCAGACGACGCTGAGTGCGCTGCTTGAAATTCCTCAGCTGCTGGAATGGGGGGCGGTGCTCATCGCCGTCGTTTCGCTCGCCCTGCTGCTGCTCTGGGAGCGCCCCGCGCTGAAGGCGTGGACCTTCTTCCCCGGCCCGTTGGCGGTCGTCCTCGCGGGCCTCGGCATCAACACCCTGCTCGGGATGCTCGGCTCGCCCCTCGTGCTGGGGGCGTCGCACCTGGTACAGCTGCCGTCGTTCGGTGAACTCGCCGGACAATTCAGCTTCCCGCAGTGGGCCGCGATCAGCAATCCGGCGATCTGGCGGGTGGCAGTGACCATCGCCATCGTGGCGTCGCTCGAGACGCTGCTCTCGATGGAAGCAACCGACAAGATCGACCCGTTGAAGCGGCAGTCCCCGCCGAACAAGGAGCTCATTGCTCAGGGCGTCGGCAATACGCTCAGCGGGCTGCTCGGTGGGCTGCCGGTCACCGGCGTCATCGTGCGCTCCTCGGCAAACATCGACGCCGGCGGCAAGACAAAGCGTTCGGCGATTGCGCACTCGATGCTGCTGCTGATCGCCGTGATGGCGATCCCGGGGTTGCTGAGCCGCATTCCGTTGGCGGCGCTCGCAACCATTCTCGTCTACACCGGCTACAAGCTGGCGCACCCGCGGCTCTTCCGCGCGGCGTGGGCGACGGGCCGTGAGCACTTCATTCCGCTGGCGGTCACGGTGATCGCGATTCTCTTCACCGACTTGCTGGTGGGGATCGCCATCGGCCTGGCGGTGGGTGCCTTCTTCATCCTGCGCGCGCATGCCAAGGCGCCGGCGCTTCGCCAGATCTCGATCGATGGCGCGGTGCTGACGCGGTATGTGCTCCCGGATCAGGTGACCTTCCTCGCCAAGGCCAGCCTCTCGGAATTCCTCCAGCGCGTGCCGCCGGGGAGTCGTCTGGAAATCGACGGCCGTCGCGCGCAGCGCGTGGACTACGACATCGCCGAGCTGTTGCAGGACTTCCACGCGACGGCCGCGGCCCAGGGCATCGACTATCGCCTGGTCGGGTTGCCGGAAGTCCGCAGCACACCCGCCCACTCGCACTGA
- a CDS encoding toxin-antitoxin system HicB family antitoxin, producing MSERKSFLVRLDPSLHAALQRWAADDLRSLNGQIEFLLRQALATSGRPVPVVSPISEENNRD from the coding sequence ATGAGCGAGCGCAAGTCATTCCTCGTCCGGCTCGACCCGAGCCTGCACGCCGCCCTCCAGCGGTGGGCCGCGGACGACCTGCGCTCGCTCAATGGACAGATCGAGTTTCTCCTGCGTCAGGCGCTCGCCACTTCGGGGCGCCCCGTCCCCGTAGTTTCCCCGATTTCCGAGGAAAACAATCGTGATTAG
- a CDS encoding SPFH domain-containing protein, with amino-acid sequence MIREIPRKALNGILALLLLTAGSFAAGALVISGARQEDAPLALLGAAGLVVMLVLWCGLLSVQPNQGRVLTLFGDYKGTIKAPGLWWVNPFMGKKAISLRIHNFETAKLKVNDLDSNPIEIGAVVVWQVVDTAEALFEVENYEDYVRVQSESAVRTLATQYPYDAHKPDTISLSHNAADIAEQLAAEVQNRLAKAGMKVLEARLTHLAYAPEIAGAMLRRQQASAVIAAREKIVEGAVSMVDMALRLLEERSVVTLDPERKAAMVSNLLVTLCAEQPMHPVVNTGSLY; translated from the coding sequence ATGATTCGTGAAATTCCGCGCAAGGCCCTGAACGGCATCCTCGCTCTCCTCCTCCTGACGGCCGGCAGCTTCGCCGCCGGCGCCCTCGTGATCTCCGGTGCCCGACAGGAAGACGCCCCGCTGGCGCTCCTCGGCGCCGCAGGGCTGGTGGTCATGCTGGTCCTCTGGTGCGGCCTCCTCTCGGTCCAGCCCAACCAGGGCCGCGTCCTCACCCTCTTCGGCGACTACAAGGGGACCATCAAGGCGCCCGGTCTCTGGTGGGTGAACCCCTTCATGGGGAAGAAGGCGATCTCGCTGCGGATCCATAATTTCGAGACGGCGAAGCTCAAGGTGAACGACCTCGACTCGAATCCGATCGAGATCGGCGCGGTGGTGGTCTGGCAGGTCGTGGACACGGCCGAGGCGCTCTTTGAGGTCGAGAACTACGAAGACTATGTCCGGGTGCAAAGCGAGTCGGCCGTGCGAACGCTGGCGACGCAGTACCCGTACGATGCCCACAAGCCCGACACGATCTCGCTGAGCCACAACGCGGCGGACATCGCCGAGCAGCTGGCGGCGGAGGTCCAGAATCGGCTCGCCAAGGCGGGGATGAAGGTGCTCGAGGCACGCCTGACGCACCTCGCCTACGCCCCGGAGATTGCCGGCGCGATGCTGCGCCGCCAGCAGGCGAGTGCCGTCATCGCGGCGCGCGAGAAGATTGTCGAAGGCGCCGTCTCGATGGTGGACATGGCGCTTCGCCTCCTCGAGGAGCGCTCGGTCGTGACGCTCGATCCGGAGCGGAAGGCGGCGATGGTGTCGAACCTCCTGGTGACGCTCTGCGCCGAACAGCCGATGCACCCCGTGGTCAACACCGGCTCGCTCTACTAG
- a CDS encoding VanZ family protein, with amino-acid sequence MSHPSVATGRRLGGLFLGYLAVVVAVITLAPFQFAVPAHFTAALIVTDGGWATDVILNIVLFVPLGVLWHRSRGGSAGAALLFGLALGAAIETAQLFLAPRYTTLSDLLANGGGAGIGAAISAALSRRVASTTLVTRLWLDQPMMGLVYLLWPLAWLIGLSSGSAPDRLWMLAPIGAAGALAITAVATVGRDARANAALPVLMTTIWMMVAAVPAVRVAPRLAGLGIGVALAVALLGGPLWNAALRRERRLEPQVVRALLPLLAVLLVGVSLHAGSVAVTGGGEAARESLLRVIAQAAAFTLLGYLVAESRGRRREPLRRLIAWPLVAAIIMAVVLEFAVTPWHSLVRVGAVILATAVGATLYDAQRAHILTLLGLR; translated from the coding sequence TTGTCGCACCCCTCCGTCGCCACCGGCCGCCGTCTTGGCGGGCTCTTCCTCGGTTACCTCGCCGTGGTGGTCGCCGTGATCACGCTGGCGCCGTTTCAGTTCGCCGTGCCGGCGCACTTCACCGCCGCGCTGATCGTGACCGATGGCGGGTGGGCCACGGACGTCATCCTGAACATCGTGCTCTTCGTCCCGCTCGGGGTGCTCTGGCACCGTTCCCGGGGCGGATCGGCGGGCGCGGCCCTGCTGTTCGGACTGGCGTTGGGCGCTGCCATCGAGACGGCCCAGCTCTTCCTCGCGCCCCGCTACACCACCCTGAGCGACCTGCTCGCGAACGGCGGCGGAGCCGGGATCGGCGCGGCGATTTCCGCCGCCCTGTCGCGCCGCGTCGCCAGCACCACGCTGGTGACCCGGCTCTGGCTGGATCAGCCGATGATGGGGCTGGTCTACCTGCTCTGGCCGCTGGCGTGGCTTATCGGCCTGAGCAGCGGCAGCGCCCCCGACCGACTCTGGATGCTGGCTCCGATCGGCGCGGCCGGTGCGCTCGCCATCACGGCCGTGGCCACCGTGGGCCGAGACGCCCGCGCCAACGCCGCGCTGCCGGTCCTCATGACGACCATCTGGATGATGGTTGCCGCCGTCCCCGCGGTCCGCGTTGCGCCACGGCTCGCCGGCCTCGGCATCGGGGTGGCACTCGCGGTCGCCCTGCTCGGTGGACCACTCTGGAATGCGGCACTCCGGCGGGAACGGCGCCTCGAGCCGCAGGTCGTGCGCGCGCTCCTGCCACTCCTCGCCGTGCTGCTCGTCGGGGTCTCGCTGCACGCCGGATCGGTCGCGGTCACTGGCGGCGGTGAAGCCGCCCGCGAGTCACTGCTGCGTGTCATTGCGCAGGCCGCGGCGTTCACGCTGCTCGGCTATCTCGTCGCGGAATCGCGTGGTCGTCGCCGGGAGCCGTTGCGGCGGTTGATCGCGTGGCCCCTCGTTGCCGCCATCATCATGGCGGTGGTGCTTGAGTTTGCCGTCACGCCCTGGCACTCGTTGGTCCGCGTCGGCGCCGTGATCCTCGCGACCGCCGTCGGGGCAACGCTCTACGACGCCCAACGCGCCCACATCCTCACGCTGCTCGGGCTCCGCTGA
- a CDS encoding FAD:protein FMN transferase yields the protein MAIILTAILKLHGAPAVAQGGGHEYRQLHLGMEVRLVLHADQATADTAARAAFGRIAALEQILSDWRPTSEVRQLTDHPGAWRPVSAELLEVLARAIAMSRASGGAFDPTVGPLVTLWREARRTGVAPLDSAVRRARRATGWRLIALDSVHRRVRIGRPGMRIDLGGIAKGWILGEARTILRAHGVHAMLLEAGGDLLLGAAPPGREGWEVAVSTPHGDSTLVLHDVAIATSGPSAQHVVIDGVTYSHVIDPRSGRPLTTAFETTVLHPDPATADALSTTITVLGPTHGRALARRLGGTVVVRR from the coding sequence ATGGCGATCATCCTGACCGCGATCTTGAAATTGCACGGGGCGCCCGCCGTTGCACAGGGGGGAGGCCACGAGTATCGCCAATTGCATCTCGGGATGGAGGTCCGCCTGGTCCTCCATGCCGACCAGGCCACAGCCGATACCGCAGCCCGCGCCGCCTTCGGCCGCATCGCGGCCCTGGAGCAGATCCTCAGCGACTGGCGCCCGACCAGCGAAGTCCGCCAGCTGACCGACCACCCGGGCGCGTGGCGGCCAGTGTCGGCCGAGCTGCTCGAGGTCCTGGCCCGGGCCATCGCCATGAGCCGCGCGAGCGGCGGCGCCTTCGACCCAACCGTCGGGCCGCTGGTGACACTCTGGCGCGAGGCCCGTCGCACCGGCGTCGCGCCACTCGACTCCGCGGTCCGCCGCGCCCGACGCGCCACTGGCTGGCGACTGATCGCGCTCGACTCAGTGCACCGCCGGGTCCGCATCGGTCGCCCCGGCATGCGCATCGATCTCGGCGGGATTGCCAAGGGGTGGATCCTCGGCGAAGCGCGCACCATTCTCCGTGCGCACGGTGTCCACGCGATGCTCCTCGAGGCCGGCGGCGATCTGCTGCTCGGCGCGGCACCGCCCGGCCGCGAGGGATGGGAGGTTGCCGTGTCCACGCCGCATGGCGACTCGACGCTCGTCCTCCACGACGTCGCCATTGCCACCTCGGGACCATCCGCACAGCACGTGGTGATCGACGGCGTGACGTATTCGCATGTGATCGACCCCCGCAGTGGCCGACCACTCACGACAGCATTCGAGACCACCGTGCTGCACCCCGATCCCGCCACCGCCGATGCCCTGTCGACCACCATCACCGTGCTCGGCCCCACCCACGGCCGCGCGCTTGCCCGCCGACTCGGCGGCACCGTGGTGGTGCGTCGCTAA